In Phaseolus vulgaris cultivar G19833 chromosome 7, P. vulgaris v2.0, whole genome shotgun sequence, the genomic stretch GCGTCGAGAAGCGTCATTGTCACAATGTGCATTCTCGTCAGAGAGTGCGTTCCCATCGCAGGGTGTGTAATCCTTGCAAGTTCGACTCCGTCGCGGGTGCGTTGTCGAGGCAGTGTGTGTTGTCGTTGTAGGATTCGTTTTATAACATGCGTTTCCATCGCGTGTGCGTTGCCGTTGCGGGTGCGCTGGCATCGCAGGGTGCATTGCTGTCGCATGGTGCGTTGCCGTCGCATGGTGCGTTGTCGTCGCAAGCTGCGTTGTCGTAGGATGTGTTTCCATCGCAGGGTGTCTTCGTAGGATGCAGTTCCCAGTTATAGAGTGCCTTGATTAGAGTAAGAATGGTCATTGTCACAGAGTGGGTTTCCGTCGCAGGGTGCGTTGTCATTGCGGGTTCGTTGTCGTCGTAGGTGCATTGCTGTCGTAAGGTGCGGTTCTCGGTTGTAGAGTGCCTTGATGAGAGTAAGAAGCGTCATTGTGACAGAGTGCGTTTCCGTTGTAGGGTGCGTTGTCATTGCAGGTTCATTGCTGTCGCAGGTAAGTTGTCGTCACGGGATGCGTTGTCGTCGTGGGTGCGTTGTTGTCGCGAGTGCGTTGCCGTCGTAGGGTGTGGTTCCCGGTTGTAGAGTGCCTAGAAAAAGAGTGAGAAGCGTCGTTGTCGCAGAGTGCGTGGGCCAGCAACGGACGCTAATATCGTCAACTAAAATGGCGCAAAATCCACGCAAAATAACATTCGACACAAAACGGACACActtatgaatttaatttttttttttttaaattcagtttgCGTCGGCGGCGGCCCACGCATATGCGTCGGCTTGCGTCGGCCGCGACCCACGCATGTTTCATGTGCCccacattaataataataataagtataataaaaatcatattatgacaaaagaatttgtttggtgTAGTAGTTAAAGCTTCTTTGACACTGGGAGGACCTGGATTTGACTCTTGCACCTGGGTTCGAGTCTTGCCTGTATCTAACATCAAATTTGCATTACATATGACCCAATTTGTGTGGGCTTGGCCCACGCAACCTGCGTCCAACTCACTGGCCCACTCTATATccttgttttcttgtagtgtatcgAAACATCCATATGTAGTATTATATTGAAGTATCTCCATAGGTACTGTCGAAAAAATATTACAtgcatataattttattgataatttacctacataaattatttatgaaaaatgtCATTATTAGTGACAGATTTATTTACATAACTATACGTACGCTCAAATTGCATTTAAATTTTGAACCATTGCTAATTTACTTGTGATATTGATGAATTTTAAGTGACATCGACAAATTTTTCAATCAAATATAGAAATCGTGAATAAATTTGTATACACCAGTATTATCTAAACATCTTAATACTAATAGTTGACTAAGCATGAATATAGATAATACTCATAAAAATGCGTTTGTGTATATATGCCCCATCCCTATTTTAAACTATCAAAGTATTCTTAGTATATTtgatactttattttaaaatttatgcaattataattttattttgttatttggcattgaagggaaaaaaaatgtaactttCAACATTGAATTATCAATAATATGTTTCCttgctttatttttatttttatttttttataaaaaaaaagtattaacaAAGATTATAGAGGGCATGAAACAGGTGCATTCGACTAGGATTAGAATGAAAAACAATTCACATCGAATGTGGTAGAGGAGATAGAGAAAGAATTCTCAAATAAAGGTGAAACTTTTGACATTAGAAATCATTCCAAATAATGAGGTTACACATCATATCATGAAAGGAAATTAAACTCAagcagaagaaaagaagaatagTTCAGCAATAATAAACCAAACATTACACCAATAACCACGATTAAATCTTAATCATTTTTAACGTCTTCTAAGCGCCAAAGCAGACATAATAACCAGCAGCAGAAGGATAACCACAGCAACCAACGATGAGACCACAGCTCCACTCGTTTGCGCACAAAAATCTCCAAACTGATTGCAGATGGCTAGCCAGTTCGCGTCTTGATTGCCGTTGTGTGCCAAGTAAACGATTGCAGCTGCTGAAGCACCACTAGCCGTGGCCAAGGTCAGAAACACCTGCATCCCATAAACAAACAATTCAATGTAACTTTTATTCAAATCATCAAACATTTAAACACTAAAAGACTTGTTCTTGTCATAATTCCACTTTTCTAATATAGCTACACTAAAGTTAAAACCTATTTTCATTTTAGCTCATTCTCTTACTGCTATATCAACCTATCAACACCAGTGGTTCATAACAAAAGTTGATTTAATATGAGTTCTTGATTGATTTCCATGCACTTACACAATAACTAATACTATAAGTAGTAAAATTtgttatttataaaatgtttctcAGAATCGTAGTTTCTAATTATGGATCATAATTACTGTGTCTAGGGTGATGAGGAAAAGCCTTGGTCCAGCTACATGAAGGCGTATGATGGCGACTATTGAGAAAGGTAGTGACAGGACAAGATACCCAGCCACGAGTGCCATTGTAATGACAAAAAACCTGCATTTTGGTAAGCATTAGTGTGAATATAAATATGCATGTTAAGGAAAGGCATAAATAGTTGGGTGGTTACATACTGAAAAGTAGTGAAGCTATCATAGCTAGCTTCAAACTGAAAGAACTGAGTGAAGAAAGGGAGTGTTTGATCACTTGTTCCCATAGTGGCTGCAGCACCAAGAGATGCTGCTACGGCACCCAATCTTAGAATGAAGTCCATTATAGCTGCCCCTTTCTTCAACCCTCCTCCTGGCCTTGGAGGTGCAACTGCAATTGCTTTTCCTTTACCAACATTGCTGGATTCTGGGACATCCACGGTGGTTGACATTTTTTAGTTTGAAACTTGAGAGATATTTGAATTGGAAGATAGAAGAGTTGAGAGTGATGCAAATGGGTGGATGGAAGTAGCTTATATATAGAGAATGGTGAATGAAGGTGAGAGGAGTTGTTATGAAAACCATTTCCACTAATGAAGTGGAGCTAGGTTTGAGAGAAATAATATTCTCTAACTATGTTGGAAGTTGTTTGCTTTTTTATTGAAAAGGGTAATGTGTGGCTGTAAAGGTATATGTAGGGATTGGTCAAATGGATTTGTTAAATGAAATTGGCATGATGAGATCAAGGAGTGGACTTTTGTATAATTGATGTTTTAAATGgagaaagaacaaaaaaaatgtgaaagtgCGTACGTGAGTTTAAGttgaaaatacaaattttgtttATTGCTATAATTGAGCAGTGAACCAAACCAAATTCGCCAACTCTCTCTATTCTTTGTGGTGGTCAAGGATGCCAAGATCTCTCTCCTCCCATTTTCGTTACCAACACTTccatattattagtatttaaatattattttatgcatattttaattatacttattttattatttagaaCTTGGAATTAGATGCAATCAAAATTGATTATACGAGGAATATCATTTGTTAAAAGTTTGGTTTAGGAATATAGTATACACGTTAACTTTAGTTATATAATTTTACTAAGCATgacaacaaaaattaaagaagaagaaataagagAGATTGtaagaaatttaataaaaaggaATACTCGAAATTTTGGAAGAGAAGATTACAAGAGATGTAAGTATGTAGTTTCTTCGTCATTAGATAAGCTTGAGAGAAGATAGAACTTCATGTTTTAAACTTGAGAGAGCTTGGACAAAATTTTTGAACTCTTagttaaaatatcattttaaactACGACATACACTTTCAAGTGCACATGAGATAATTTGAAACTTTCACTCGACTCCTCTTGCGATCATTAAGGAGTAGATGGACACTTCACATGACTTatcaaaatttctaaattattatctaattaactaccgaAGTTTTAGTtacaaactattttatattctaaaattgattGCTAAAACATTAGTAATTATCATATATCAACTTAAAatctagtttataaatttttattaataatagaaattacttcatacaatagtaattttttaatctataaaataatatatgatttagtcaatataataatttttctctttaaaattaattctatttaataattttcttgtagtaaaaaagaaaaaaaaaagacaaacttataataaataaatatgtatttaataaaatgttctttagttttaaatttgataaaaaggGTATGCATGGATTTTTAAAAACCCAAAGAAACATGAGTCATATATTCTCCATAACGAAATTACATAAGCTTAAGTAGATTAAGTTATTTAGGCCTTAGTCTAGTCTTACATAAGCTTGTCAATAGATATATATGTGATATAAACCTAACAACTTGATAAAGAGTAGAATTGACCGATTTTTAGTGTCGGGGGAGTGGTTGGATAGGTGGTCGGACAACAAATACCAGGTGTTAGACAGATTGATGTCAGATCAGTGTGCGTTGGTGTTAAATACGGTTACTATGGATTGGGGCCCAAAACCGTTCAGAAGTTTAGACGTTTGGCATAAGGACAGCAGATTCAGGGAGTTTGTTCGCAACAAATGGCTTAGTTACGAGGTTCAAGGAGGTGATATTTGTTTTCAAAGAGAAATTGAAGATGTTGAAATCTAATATAAAAGTATGGAATAAAGAGGTCTTTGGCAATGTTTTTCACCAGGGGGAGGATATTCATAAGAGAATACACAAGTTGGGTGCAAAAGATGATGAAAGTGAGTTCGATGAGGTGGGAAGGGAAAAGAGGAAGTGGTTATTATCAGAGCAGAGAAGAAATAACCTTACTCAGAAGGCTCTCTTTCAGCAGAAGGCTCGCATCAAATGGCTGAAGCAAGGGGATTTGAATACAAAGTACTTTCATTCAACTATTAAATGAAAAGTAAGGAACGATTTGAACAGGTTGAGAGACAAGGGTCAGTGGTACGACGAGCAGGGTGCGGTGAAGGACAAGGTCAAAGAGTACTTCAAAGATAGGTTCTTTGGAGAAGCTCGTCAGAGTGTCAAGCTAGATAATGTAGGGTTTAACAAGATTATAGAAGAAGACAACGTCTTGCTGGTAGGAAGGATCTCTGAAGAGGAAGTAAAGCAAGCAGTGTGGAGTTGTGGCAGCGATAAAAGTTTGGGTCCTAACGGCTGCAACTTCGGTTTCATTAAGTTGTGTTGGGAAGAGATGAAGGCAGACATCATAAGAGCGGTTCATGATTTTGAGGAGGAAGGAATATGACCAAGGGGAACGAATGCCTTTTTTATATCTTTGATCCCTAAAGATGAAAATCCACAAAGCTTGAACGAATTCAGACCTATTTCTTTCGTTGGATGTTTGTACAAAATTGTGGCAAAGATCTTGTCTCTGTGACTGAAGAAAGTGTTACACAAGGTCATAAACGCTAGGCAGTCAACGTTTTTAGAAGGCAGGGGGATTATGGATAGCGTCTTAGTAGCAAATGAAGTTCATAAAGAAATCAAGAGGAGAAAGAACAACTGTATTTTCTTCAAGGTTGACTATGAGAAGGCCTACGACTCAGTTGACTGGGTTTTCTGTACTATATGCTTGAGACGTTAGGCTTTTATGGGAGATGGATTGGTTGGATTAGAGTGTGTCTTGAGTCCTCATCGGTGTCCGTGCTAGTGAATGTGAGCCCTACCCAGGAGTTGAAGCCTAGGAAGGGGTTGAGACAAGGAGACTCTTTAGCACCATTTCTTTTCCTCATAGTGGCAGAAGGTTTAGCTGGGGTGGTAAGAAAGGCGGTCGAAAAGGAATTATTAGAAAGTGTGGAGATCGGAGGCAAACTCATCAAGGTTAATATGCTTCAGTTTGCGGATGACACGTTTTTTTTGTAAAACGAGTGCTCAAAGCGTGTTCGTTATCAAGGTCATTCTAAATTGCTTTGAGTTAATGTCAGGTTTAAAGGTCAACTTCCAAAAGAGTAGTGTTGGAGGATAGGATGCAACAACCTTTTGCTACAACGCTTTGCGGCTTTTTTGAATTGTGTTACGATGAAAACTCCGTTTAAATATTTGGGCATGCTTTTAGGTGGATGTCACAAAAGAAGTAATTTTTGGGAAGAGGTGGTGGAAAGAGTGTGAAATAGATTAAACAGATGGAAAGGCAAGTTTATTTCGATGGTTGGGAGACTTTGTCTAATTAAGTCGGTGTTATCCTCTCTTCCCTTATTTTACTTGTCTCTGTACAAAATGTTGGCTATGGTGATGAAAGAAATTGTTAGGTTTCAGAGGAAATTCTTGTGGGGTTGGGGTGCGGACAGTAGAAAAAATAGTGTGGGCATCGTGGGAAAAGATGTGCGCACCAAAAGAGGAGGGGGGCTTGGAATGGTCAACATAAGGCGTTTCAATATTGCTCTGTTAGGAAAATGGATATGGCGGTTAGGTTATGACAAGCATGGTTTGTGGAAAGAGGTGGTGGATTCAAAATATGGAGGTTGGAGGGATCTACAGAGTAAAAGAAATAGATGCTCTGATTCTCTTTTGGTGGAGGGATCTGAAGGAGGTTTGGTCTCTTGATGAATGGAGAGACAAGTTGGAGGCTAACTTCTCTTGGGAGGTAGGGAATGGGAGAGAGATCAGGTTTTGGGAGGATAGATGGGCGGGCAATACAACCTTAAAGGAGTTGTTTTCGAGACTTCATTCCACCTGTTTGAACAAAGACTCTTTTGTATGACAGATTAGGGAGAGGCCAGAAAACTCAAGTTAGTCATGGAAGATCGAGTGGAAAAGAAACTTGTTTAAATGGGAATGGAGTCAAGAACATCACTAATGCATATTTTAGGGGATTAGAGAGTAAAGGTGGACAAAGAGGACTCTTGGGTATGGAAAGACAAAGAGACAGTTGTGTTCACGATTAAATCTGCATACAAAATCCTCAGGGACGACTCTCAAGGGGTGGAGAGGGATCTATAAGAGGGGTTTTGGAGGTTTAGGGTTTACCACCAATATCTGCAGCCTGTGCGGGGAGGAGGAAACTACGTCTCACCTCTTTTGCACGTGTAGAGTTGCCTGGCTTGTGTGGGCTAAGTGCTATGAATGGGTGGGGAGTGTTGCGACGGGTCATAGGGAGACAAAAAATCACTTCT encodes the following:
- the LOC137829316 gene encoding uncharacterized protein; the encoded protein is MDWGPKPFRSLDVWHKDSRFREFVRNKWLSYEGEDIHKRIHKLGAKDDESEFDEVGREKRKWLLSEQRRNNLTQKALFQQKARIKWLKQGDLNTKLRDKGQWYDEQGAVKDKVKEYFKDRFFGEARQSVKLDNVGFNKIIEEDNVLLVGRISEEEVKQAVWSCGSDKSLGPNGCNFGFIKLCWEEMKADIIRAVHDFEEEGI
- the LOC137828936 gene encoding casparian strip membrane protein 1 yields the protein MSTTVDVPESSNVGKGKAIAVAPPRPGGGLKKGAAIMDFILRLGAVAASLGAAATMGTSDQTLPFFTQFFQFEASYDSFTTFQFFVITMALVAGYLVLSLPFSIVAIIRLHVAGPRLFLITLDTVFLTLATASGASAAAIVYLAHNGNQDANWLAICNQFGDFCAQTSGAVVSSLVAVVILLLLVIMSALALRRR